A genomic region of Chlorobaculum parvum NCIB 8327 contains the following coding sequences:
- a CDS encoding secondary thiamine-phosphate synthase enzyme YjbQ translates to MNFHLTTIACKTDQPIDIIDITDDVRAALEATGLKQGTVTLLSRHTTACININEREEQLKQDMTTFLKRFIPKDGDWLHNLDTIDGRDNAHSHLLGLFMTSSETVPFADGNLLLGQWQSIFFIELDGPREKREVLVHIQGE, encoded by the coding sequence ATGAACTTCCACCTTACCACCATCGCCTGCAAAACCGACCAGCCGATCGACATCATCGACATCACCGATGACGTGCGTGCGGCGCTCGAAGCCACTGGCCTGAAGCAGGGCACGGTCACGCTGCTCAGCCGCCACACCACCGCCTGCATCAACATCAACGAGCGCGAGGAGCAGCTCAAGCAGGACATGACCACCTTCCTGAAGCGCTTCATACCGAAGGATGGCGACTGGCTGCACAACCTCGACACGATTGACGGACGCGACAACGCCCACTCGCACCTGCTCGGGCTCTTCATGACCAGCTCCGAAACCGTGCCCTTCGCCGACGGCAACCTCCTGCTCGGCCAGTGGCAATCGATCTTCTTCATCGAACTCGACGGTCCGAGGGAGAAACGCGAAGTGCTGGTACACATCCAGGGCGAATAA
- the dxs gene encoding 1-deoxy-D-xylulose-5-phosphate synthase, translating to MTEALSSPVSQGYSLLSTIHDPADLKKLSISQLEQVAAECRRKVIELVSQHGGHFASSLGVVELTVALHHVYQSPTDRFIWDVGHQAYVHKMLTGRLEQMDTNRRYNGLAGFPKRSESAHDAFDTGHASTSISAAAGMAVARDLAGRSEKVVAIIGDGSLTGGMAFEAMNHLGDVKSDVLVILNDNQMAISPSTGGLNNYLVNLPLNKTYNKLRKFVWDSISLMHNDIGETAKTAVHRLEDGIKAAFTPGAYFEALGFRYFGPIDGHNMEQLTKALSEMRSLPHPKLLHVITKKGKGFKPAEENQPKWHASAGGFDIETGANLKAPGKPAKPKYQEVFGEALVELALKDQTITAITAAMPSGTSLDLFQQAIPSRFFDVGIAEQHAVTFCAGLALGGFKPVCAIYSTFLQRGYDQLIHDVALQNLHVVFAIDRAGLVGEDGPTHHGAFDLSYLNAVPNLTIMAPGDEQELRDMLYTALYEVKGPVAIRYPRGTGTGATLHKEFTPIPVGKGRVLREGDTVALLGIGSMSQRALETAELLEKAGLNPLVCDMRFLKPLDTEMIDMAAAKCKHIVTIEENSIIGGFGSSVTSYLSHAHPGMKSISFGLPDDFVTHGSMQELYKEVGLDAETLAEKIQEFCKVEA from the coding sequence ATGACCGAGGCCCTCTCGTCACCTGTTTCGCAAGGCTATAGCCTGCTTTCGACAATCCATGATCCCGCCGACCTCAAGAAGCTGAGCATCAGCCAGCTTGAGCAGGTGGCCGCCGAGTGCCGCAGAAAAGTAATCGAGCTGGTGTCGCAGCATGGCGGCCATTTCGCTTCCAGCCTCGGCGTGGTCGAGCTGACCGTCGCGCTGCATCACGTCTATCAGAGTCCGACCGACCGGTTCATCTGGGATGTGGGCCATCAGGCTTACGTGCACAAAATGCTGACCGGACGACTGGAACAGATGGACACCAACCGCCGCTACAACGGGCTGGCGGGCTTTCCGAAGCGCAGTGAAAGCGCGCACGACGCTTTCGACACTGGCCACGCCTCGACCTCGATCTCCGCAGCGGCAGGCATGGCCGTGGCGCGTGACCTGGCCGGGCGGTCGGAAAAGGTGGTTGCGATCATCGGCGACGGCAGCCTGACCGGCGGCATGGCCTTCGAGGCGATGAATCACCTCGGCGACGTGAAGTCCGACGTGCTTGTCATCCTGAATGACAACCAGATGGCGATTTCGCCAAGCACCGGCGGACTGAACAACTACTTGGTAAACCTGCCGCTGAACAAGACCTACAACAAGCTCCGGAAGTTCGTCTGGGACAGCATTTCCCTGATGCACAACGATATCGGCGAAACGGCCAAAACCGCCGTGCATCGGCTTGAAGATGGCATCAAGGCGGCCTTCACACCCGGTGCGTACTTCGAAGCGCTCGGCTTCCGCTACTTCGGCCCGATCGACGGGCACAACATGGAGCAGCTCACCAAGGCGCTAAGCGAAATGCGTTCGCTGCCGCACCCAAAGCTGCTGCACGTCATCACCAAAAAGGGCAAAGGGTTCAAGCCCGCCGAGGAGAACCAGCCCAAGTGGCACGCCAGCGCAGGCGGCTTCGACATCGAGACCGGCGCGAATCTGAAGGCTCCGGGCAAACCCGCGAAGCCGAAGTACCAAGAGGTGTTCGGTGAAGCGCTGGTCGAGCTGGCGCTGAAAGACCAGACCATCACCGCCATCACCGCCGCCATGCCTAGCGGCACCTCGCTCGACCTGTTCCAGCAGGCGATCCCGTCGCGCTTTTTCGACGTCGGAATCGCCGAGCAGCACGCTGTCACCTTCTGCGCCGGTCTGGCTCTCGGCGGCTTCAAACCGGTCTGCGCGATCTACTCGACCTTTCTGCAACGCGGCTACGACCAGCTCATCCACGACGTGGCGCTGCAGAACCTGCACGTAGTCTTTGCCATCGACCGCGCAGGCCTCGTCGGCGAAGACGGCCCGACGCACCACGGCGCGTTCGACCTGTCGTACCTCAACGCCGTACCGAATCTGACGATCATGGCTCCGGGCGACGAGCAGGAGCTGCGCGACATGCTCTACACTGCGCTCTACGAAGTGAAAGGCCCGGTGGCCATCCGTTACCCGAGAGGCACCGGCACCGGCGCTACGCTGCACAAAGAGTTCACGCCGATTCCTGTCGGCAAGGGCCGCGTGCTGCGCGAAGGCGACACGGTCGCACTGCTCGGCATCGGCTCAATGAGCCAGAGAGCACTCGAAACCGCCGAACTGCTCGAAAAAGCCGGGCTGAATCCGCTGGTCTGCGACATGCGTTTCCTCAAGCCGCTTGACACCGAGATGATCGACATGGCCGCAGCCAAATGCAAGCACATCGTCACCATCGAAGAAAACAGCATCATCGGCGGCTTCGGCAGCAGCGTGACGAGCTACCTCAGCCACGCCCATCCCGGCATGAAGAGCATCAGCTTTGGCCTCCCGGACGACTTCGTCACGCACGGCAGCATGCAAGAGCTGTACAAGGAAGTGGGACTGGACGCGGAGACGCTGGCGGAGAAGATTCAGGAGTTCTGCAAGGTGGAGGCGTAG
- a CDS encoding phosphatidylglycerophosphatase A family protein, translating into MRAILAKITGSAFGLGYASFAPGTVGSAGAALAYFFIPVLHNPLVLMPIILATIALGVWASGVMEEEYGEDPSQAVIDEVAGQWLALAFLPVTPFVVLLGFIFFRLFDILKPGPVDSLQNLPGGWGIMADDVLAGIFANVTLRIMMVVLPMLPYDWMV; encoded by the coding sequence ATGCGCGCCATTCTGGCAAAGATCACCGGCAGCGCGTTCGGCCTCGGTTACGCGTCGTTTGCGCCGGGCACCGTCGGCAGTGCGGGTGCGGCGCTTGCGTATTTTTTCATTCCCGTTTTGCATAACCCGCTTGTGCTGATGCCGATTATTTTGGCGACGATTGCGCTCGGCGTCTGGGCGAGCGGCGTGATGGAGGAGGAGTATGGCGAAGATCCCTCGCAGGCGGTGATCGACGAGGTTGCCGGGCAATGGCTTGCGCTCGCGTTCCTGCCGGTCACGCCGTTTGTGGTGCTGCTGGGATTCATCTTTTTCAGGCTCTTCGACATCCTCAAACCCGGCCCGGTCGATAGCCTGCAAAACCTTCCTGGTGGCTGGGGTATCATGGCCGATGACGTGCTGGCGGGGATTTTCGCCAACGTGACGTTGCGGATTATGATGGTCGTGCTGCCGATGCTGCCTTACGATTGGATGGTGTGA
- the pgsA gene encoding CDP-diacylglycerol--glycerol-3-phosphate 3-phosphatidyltransferase — MTFSNQLTILRIILVPVFVLLLMQDSAWYKLTGVIVFVTASLTDIYDGYHARKYGEVTRLGAFLDPLADKLLITTAFLFYVWQGYLALWMVLVVAARDIIVTGLRVWAEHIDHPVVTSKEAKYKTFAQNLFAYIVMLFILLKEKTFFGSKVGAVMDEILHSPWLDYVMLAITLFTAWTGISYLISNRSLFLPNPQGGR, encoded by the coding sequence ATGACTTTCTCCAATCAGCTTACCATCCTGAGAATCATTCTCGTGCCGGTTTTCGTGCTGCTGCTCATGCAGGATAGCGCGTGGTACAAGCTGACGGGGGTCATCGTTTTCGTAACGGCTTCGCTCACCGATATTTATGACGGCTACCACGCCCGAAAGTATGGCGAGGTGACCCGGCTCGGCGCGTTCCTCGATCCGCTGGCCGACAAGCTGCTCATCACTACGGCATTTCTGTTCTACGTCTGGCAGGGCTATCTGGCGCTCTGGATGGTGCTGGTGGTGGCGGCTCGCGACATCATTGTCACCGGGCTGCGCGTTTGGGCCGAGCACATCGATCATCCGGTGGTGACCAGCAAGGAGGCCAAGTACAAAACCTTCGCGCAGAATCTGTTCGCCTACATCGTCATGCTCTTTATCCTGTTGAAGGAGAAGACCTTTTTCGGCAGCAAGGTCGGAGCTGTCATGGATGAAATTCTCCATTCGCCCTGGCTTGATTACGTGATGCTCGCCATCACCCTTTTCACGGCCTGGACGGGGATTTCCTACCTCATCAGCAACCGGAGCCTCTTTCTCCCGAACCCGCAAGGGGGGCGCTGA
- a CDS encoding endonuclease MutS2 — protein sequence MDESTTTESISLLKKLEFDKVARYAAGFCISEMGRDLVERMEAPLAGETERELKRVLELKNFLFEGAPLPFSQLPDTRRLLDKLEVLESWLDPEELLDIAALLQSAAQLRRFMFSNRDIYPELNDLTIALWLEKSIQYAVALAIDERGMVRDTASDALLDIRNGLSEARDGLRRKMERLLRRCQNEGWLMEETVGFRHGRQVLALRVENKHRLHGYIQDYSQTGQTVFVEPAETLEISNRIQELEIAERREIERILKALSSGVRQELDNVRHNERIMAAFDSLYARARLAVETGSMLPQLSAGRRLKIVKGYHPWLFISHGFSKEKVLPLDMELSENEQALVISGPNAGGKSVAMKTVGLLCCMLQHGYLVPCSESSEFPHFAGLFIEIGDEQSIENDLSTFSSHLAAIRDILDRAVPGSLVLIDELCSGTDVEEGSAIARAVIEELITRDVKTVVTTHLGELKVYAHRRDGVVNGAMEFDRNGLAPTFRFLKGVPGNSFAFAMMRRMGFSDEIVNRASGFLTTGHTGLEEMIEDFRHSAAQNRELETELRRERLEAESIRSTLTLQRAELRKKMQELKSKGFRDLNRQLEQARKEIRDLVREVKEHPGDEPTLHKARTRLAGMKQEAASKEEAVEREVAPQADLSIRPGDTVRIGDTNTTGEVESIQGDSAVVQCGNFRLTTALRGLEKISRAGAKKLQKEGSTPQASSKSWSVKASTLESTRLDLRGLTGDEAIAEIGRFIDALAMHRMPSGTIVHGKGSGALRLRTAEFLKQHPRVKSFRLGSLQEGGAGVTVVEIR from the coding sequence ATGGACGAATCGACAACAACAGAGTCAATCTCCCTTCTCAAAAAGCTTGAGTTCGATAAGGTGGCGCGGTATGCTGCCGGGTTCTGTATTTCCGAGATGGGGCGCGACCTCGTGGAGCGGATGGAGGCTCCTCTGGCGGGTGAGACCGAGCGGGAGCTGAAGCGGGTGCTGGAGTTGAAGAACTTTCTCTTCGAGGGCGCGCCGCTGCCGTTTTCGCAACTGCCCGATACCCGCCGCCTGCTCGACAAGCTGGAGGTGCTCGAAAGCTGGCTCGATCCGGAGGAGCTGCTCGACATCGCGGCGTTGCTGCAAAGTGCAGCGCAGCTTCGGCGGTTCATGTTTTCCAACCGCGACATCTATCCCGAACTGAACGATCTGACCATCGCGCTTTGGCTGGAAAAGAGCATCCAGTACGCCGTGGCGCTGGCCATCGACGAGCGGGGTATGGTGCGCGATACGGCCAGCGACGCGCTGCTCGACATCCGCAACGGCCTCAGCGAGGCGCGTGATGGATTGCGTCGCAAGATGGAGCGGCTGCTGCGGCGCTGCCAGAACGAGGGGTGGCTGATGGAGGAGACGGTCGGTTTCCGGCATGGTCGGCAGGTGCTGGCGCTCCGGGTCGAGAACAAACACCGGCTGCACGGCTACATCCAGGACTACTCGCAGACCGGCCAGACGGTGTTCGTCGAACCTGCCGAAACGCTCGAAATCAGCAACCGCATCCAGGAGCTCGAAATCGCCGAGCGGCGAGAGATCGAGCGCATCCTGAAGGCACTTTCCAGCGGAGTTCGTCAGGAACTCGACAACGTACGCCACAACGAGCGGATCATGGCCGCTTTCGACTCGCTCTACGCGCGGGCGCGGCTCGCCGTCGAGACCGGCTCGATGCTGCCGCAACTCTCGGCGGGGCGGCGGCTGAAGATTGTCAAAGGGTACCATCCGTGGCTCTTCATCTCGCACGGTTTCTCGAAGGAGAAGGTGCTGCCGCTCGACATGGAGCTCAGCGAAAACGAGCAGGCGCTGGTGATTTCGGGGCCGAACGCGGGTGGCAAGTCGGTGGCGATGAAGACCGTCGGCCTGCTCTGCTGCATGTTGCAGCACGGTTATCTCGTCCCGTGCAGCGAGAGTTCGGAGTTCCCGCACTTCGCCGGGCTGTTCATCGAGATCGGCGACGAGCAGTCCATCGAGAACGACCTTTCGACCTTCAGCTCTCACCTTGCGGCGATCCGCGACATTCTCGACCGCGCCGTGCCGGGCAGCCTCGTACTGATCGACGAGCTGTGCTCCGGCACCGACGTCGAGGAGGGGAGCGCCATCGCCCGCGCGGTGATCGAGGAACTGATTACGCGGGATGTGAAGACGGTCGTCACCACCCACCTCGGCGAGCTGAAAGTCTATGCCCACCGGCGCGACGGCGTCGTGAACGGCGCGATGGAGTTCGACCGCAACGGCCTTGCGCCGACCTTCCGCTTCCTCAAAGGCGTGCCGGGCAACAGCTTCGCCTTCGCGATGATGCGGCGCATGGGCTTTTCGGACGAAATCGTCAACCGCGCTTCGGGCTTCCTCACGACCGGCCACACCGGGCTGGAGGAGATGATCGAGGATTTCCGGCACTCTGCGGCGCAGAACCGCGAGCTGGAAACGGAACTCAGGCGCGAACGGCTCGAAGCCGAATCGATTCGCTCGACCTTGACCTTGCAGCGGGCCGAGCTGCGCAAAAAGATGCAGGAGCTGAAAAGCAAGGGATTCCGCGACCTGAACCGCCAGCTCGAACAGGCGCGCAAGGAGATTCGCGACCTCGTGCGCGAGGTGAAGGAGCATCCCGGCGACGAGCCCACGCTGCACAAGGCGCGTACACGGCTGGCCGGGATGAAGCAGGAGGCCGCGTCGAAAGAGGAGGCCGTCGAGCGGGAAGTTGCGCCGCAGGCCGACCTGAGCATCCGCCCCGGCGACACGGTGCGGATCGGCGACACCAACACTACCGGCGAGGTGGAGTCGATCCAGGGCGATTCTGCCGTGGTGCAGTGCGGTAATTTCCGGCTCACCACCGCCTTGCGCGGACTTGAAAAGATCTCCCGCGCTGGAGCCAAAAAGCTGCAAAAGGAGGGATCGACTCCTCAGGCTTCATCCAAAAGCTGGTCGGTCAAAGCGTCAACGCTCGAATCGACTCGGCTCGACCTGCGTGGCCTGACCGGCGACGAGGCGATCGCCGAGATCGGCCGCTTCATCGACGCGCTGGCGATGCACCGGATGCCGTCTGGCACCATTGTTCACGGCAAAGGCTCCGGCGCGTTGCGGCTGCGCACGGCTGAATTTCTCAAGCAACATCCGCGCGTCAAGAGCTTCCGGCTCGGTAGCTTGCAGGAGGGCGGCGCAGGCGTGACGGTGGTTGAAATCCGCTGA
- the nhaA gene encoding Na+/H+ antiporter NhaA, with translation MITDQQANPEATRLPKEFVDRLTKPFVRFLHIQSASGAILILFTVAALVLSNSPWADSFEHAWETQVGLQLGTFEFARSLREWINDGLMTLFFFLVALELKRELILGELNKPRMAALSIAAALGGMIVPAAIYLALQSGQPGEHGWGTVMATDTAFVIGCLALLGSRIPQSLRVFMLSLAIFDDIGAILVVAIGYSSNIVWGALALATLGLVIIRATAMLGFRSFPLYFLVGGVIWLAVDASGIHATITGMILGLMTPARRWVSDERLYAILSQVIAHPASGESSADTKDRQTLQVAEIAARETLSPVERLEIGLHPWVGFVIMPLFAFANAGLPLTLNDLGNSVTVAIFSGFVLGKPVGILLFSWLAIRLHIAIRPPGLDWRLLAGGSLLAGIGFTMALFIANLAFGKNLIDSAKLGIFLASMFSAVAGLALLMWSPTRGRTHEVDHA, from the coding sequence ATGATTACAGATCAGCAGGCAAACCCAGAAGCCACCCGATTACCAAAGGAATTTGTTGATCGGCTGACTAAACCTTTTGTGCGTTTCTTGCACATTCAGTCAGCTAGTGGGGCAATTCTTATATTGTTCACTGTTGCCGCTCTCGTTCTATCCAACTCACCGTGGGCCGACTCGTTTGAACATGCCTGGGAGACACAGGTTGGTCTTCAGCTTGGGACGTTCGAGTTTGCCCGTTCGCTGCGCGAATGGATCAACGATGGTCTGATGACGCTGTTTTTCTTTCTGGTCGCATTGGAGCTTAAGCGAGAGTTAATTCTCGGAGAGTTGAACAAGCCTCGCATGGCCGCGCTATCCATAGCAGCCGCCCTGGGCGGCATGATCGTCCCGGCTGCGATATATCTGGCGCTGCAATCAGGACAACCCGGCGAGCATGGATGGGGCACGGTCATGGCAACTGACACGGCGTTTGTCATCGGTTGCTTGGCACTGCTTGGCTCGCGCATACCTCAAAGCTTACGCGTGTTCATGTTGTCTTTGGCGATCTTTGACGATATCGGTGCCATTCTTGTCGTCGCCATCGGCTACAGTAGCAACATTGTCTGGGGTGCGTTGGCGCTGGCTACGCTTGGCCTGGTGATTATACGCGCCACGGCAATGCTCGGCTTTCGCAGTTTTCCACTCTACTTCCTGGTGGGTGGGGTCATCTGGCTTGCAGTGGATGCGTCCGGCATCCACGCCACCATCACTGGCATGATACTTGGTTTGATGACTCCAGCCCGCCGATGGGTCAGCGATGAGCGCTTGTACGCGATATTGAGTCAGGTTATTGCGCATCCAGCCAGTGGCGAAAGCAGTGCGGATACGAAAGATCGGCAGACATTGCAGGTGGCCGAGATTGCCGCGCGTGAAACGCTGTCTCCAGTAGAGCGCCTGGAGATTGGCTTACATCCCTGGGTGGGTTTTGTCATCATGCCGCTCTTCGCATTTGCCAACGCCGGGTTGCCACTTACTTTAAATGACCTTGGTAATTCAGTCACCGTGGCAATTTTCTCAGGTTTCGTGCTTGGTAAGCCTGTTGGTATTCTGTTATTTAGCTGGCTAGCTATACGTTTACACATTGCGATTCGACCCCCAGGACTCGATTGGCGGTTGCTCGCAGGCGGTAGCTTGCTTGCAGGAATTGGCTTCACCATGGCGCTATTCATTGCGAATTTGGCTTTCGGCAAGAACCTAATTGACAGTGCCAAGTTGGGAATCTTCCTCGCATCCATGTTTTCCGCAGTGGCAGGTCTCGCACTGTTGATGTGGTCGCCTACACGTGGAAGAACTCATGAAGTGGATCACGCATGA
- a CDS encoding type II toxin-antitoxin system death-on-curing family toxin, protein MRFLELHEVLHIHRDQITRYGGTLGVREMGLLTSAVAMPTATFKGEFLHTDIHEMASAYLFHLVRNHPFLDGNKRVGAVSAIVFLALNGYDFEAPEDDLVEMVYGVARSEVEKMDVVLFLRRWGRRR, encoded by the coding sequence ATGAGATTTCTGGAGCTTCACGAGGTTCTGCACATCCACCGCGATCAGATCACCCGTTACGGCGGAACGCTCGGCGTTCGGGAGATGGGCCTGCTCACCTCGGCAGTTGCCATGCCGACGGCAACGTTCAAAGGTGAGTTCCTGCACACCGACATCCACGAAATGGCTTCGGCCTATCTGTTTCACTTGGTAAGGAATCACCCTTTTCTCGACGGAAACAAGCGAGTCGGCGCAGTGTCAGCCATCGTTTTTCTCGCGTTGAACGGCTACGATTTCGAAGCGCCGGAGGATGATCTCGTTGAAATGGTTTACGGTGTTGCGAGAAGTGAAGTTGAAAAGATGGATGTTGTGCTGTTTCTGCGGAGATGGGGAAGAAGGAGATGA
- a CDS encoding AbrB/MazE/SpoVT family DNA-binding domain-containing protein, which yields MIKQLTKHGNSMAMVIEKPILELIGADADTPFEITTDGQALILTPLKNPEGSAAFGAALEKVNTRYAKALKKLAE from the coding sequence ATGATAAAGCAATTGACAAAGCACGGGAACAGCATGGCGATGGTGATCGAAAAACCGATCCTTGAACTGATCGGAGCCGATGCCGATACTCCGTTTGAAATCACGACGGACGGGCAGGCGCTTATTCTCACACCGCTGAAAAATCCTGAAGGAAGCGCGGCGTTCGGTGCGGCGCTTGAGAAGGTGAACACCCGTTATGCAAAGGCGTTGAAAAAACTTGCCGAGTAA
- a CDS encoding pyridoxine 5'-phosphate synthase has protein sequence MRLAVNIDHIATLRNARNEGHPDPVEAAILAEQSGAAGIVCHLREDRRHIKDDDLERLREAIDTKLDLEMAMTSEMQSIALRVKPELVTLVPEKREELTTEGGFAIHTHFKRLTEFIKPLRDHGVEVSIFIEPEDDAIELAAEAGANLVELHTGPYSLATGDKQIAYELERIRTAARIAREAGLAVVAGHGLSVHNIAPFRELHDIEEVSIGHALIARAVLVGLPVAIQELLDHISR, from the coding sequence ATGAGACTCGCCGTTAACATCGACCATATCGCCACCCTGCGCAACGCTCGCAACGAAGGCCATCCCGATCCGGTGGAGGCCGCCATTCTCGCCGAACAGAGCGGCGCGGCAGGCATCGTCTGCCACTTGCGCGAAGATCGCCGCCACATCAAGGACGACGACCTCGAACGGCTTCGTGAAGCCATCGACACCAAGCTCGATCTCGAAATGGCCATGACCAGCGAGATGCAGTCCATCGCGCTAAGGGTGAAACCCGAGCTGGTGACGCTTGTGCCTGAAAAGCGCGAGGAGCTGACCACCGAGGGCGGCTTCGCGATCCACACGCACTTCAAGCGCCTCACAGAGTTCATCAAACCGCTGCGCGACCACGGCGTCGAAGTGAGCATTTTCATCGAGCCCGAGGACGACGCCATCGAGCTGGCCGCCGAGGCGGGCGCGAACCTCGTGGAGCTGCACACCGGCCCCTACTCGCTCGCCACCGGCGACAAACAGATAGCCTACGAGCTGGAGCGCATCCGCACTGCGGCTCGCATCGCGCGTGAAGCCGGACTCGCAGTCGTTGCCGGGCACGGCCTGAGCGTGCACAACATCGCGCCGTTCCGCGAGCTGCACGACATCGAGGAGGTCAGCATCGGTCACGCCCTCATAGCCCGTGCGGTGCTGGTCGGACTGCCGGTCGCCATTCAGGAACTCCTCGACCACATCTCACGGTGA
- the rdgB gene encoding RdgB/HAM1 family non-canonical purine NTP pyrophosphatase, giving the protein MSTETIDIVLATGNRDKVRELKPVLEGIHPALRVRALFELGLEADVEETETTLEDNARLKADAIFELVRSQLNHFIALADDTGLEVDALNGEPGVYSARFAPMPPGQSPTYADNVRHLLDRMTGKTDRSARFRTVIAMKGLLPSAADNDVTIEETVEGSVEGVITETTIGEGGFGYDPIFMPAGTGKTFAQLTIDEKNAISHRGRAVQAAVRRIRQLLEQCGL; this is encoded by the coding sequence GTGAGCACCGAAACCATCGACATCGTGCTGGCCACCGGCAACCGCGACAAGGTGCGCGAGCTGAAACCGGTGCTTGAAGGCATTCATCCCGCGCTCCGGGTACGCGCGCTCTTCGAGCTGGGACTCGAAGCCGACGTCGAGGAGACCGAAACGACGCTCGAAGACAACGCGCGACTGAAAGCCGACGCGATCTTCGAGCTGGTCAGATCGCAACTGAACCATTTCATCGCGCTCGCCGACGACACCGGCCTCGAAGTCGATGCGCTCAACGGCGAACCTGGCGTCTATTCCGCACGGTTCGCCCCGATGCCGCCCGGCCAGTCGCCGACCTACGCGGACAACGTGCGCCACCTGCTCGACCGGATGACCGGAAAAACCGACCGCTCAGCGCGATTCAGGACGGTCATCGCCATGAAAGGGCTGTTGCCATCGGCGGCTGACAACGACGTAACGATTGAAGAAACGGTTGAGGGTAGCGTCGAGGGCGTCATTACCGAAACGACGATTGGCGAAGGTGGCTTCGGCTACGACCCGATCTTCATGCCCGCCGGGACAGGCAAAACCTTCGCCCAGCTCACCATCGACGAAAAAAACGCCATCAGCCACCGTGGACGAGCCGTGCAGGCCGCCGTGCGCCGAATCCGTCAACTTCTTGAGCAATGCGGACTTTAG